From a single Phragmites australis chromosome 7, lpPhrAust1.1, whole genome shotgun sequence genomic region:
- the LOC133923452 gene encoding transcription factor bHLH62-like: MADEHFFPEEDFTSGLGAAPFFGSSYSPPGLDVAACAAVMAPAAFGMLPWTDLQLPADPSATTAHFDSALSSLVSSPANSSACGDDVAIGDLIGRLDSICNAANANNSCYSTPLSSPPGGGPAALACRGYLGAALETGRLSRVASSKSLVAAPVATPPALENSEVETCPKMGSNTEMPGSPAKGDGAARKRMASAKGKASSSAMTAATNASPKRWKVADGGDKGNGETAAAAEAEEKKAAAPEPTKDYIHVRARRGQATDSHSLAERVRREKISERMKLLQYLVPACNKITGKALMLDEIINYVQSLQRQVEFLSMKLATMNPHLYLDAQYLPSNNDVQYTPSDQPAFSYADPSAAAIHPALESCTSGEWFSWESAQDLQSTMHHHSMASGHGHGHDQPPSPHPHHGFYGK, translated from the exons ATGGCCGACGAGCACTTCTTCCCCGAAGAAGACTTCACCTCCGGCCTCGGCGCCGCGCCGTTCTTCGGCTCCAGCTACTCGCCACCAGGGCTCGACGTCGCAGCGTGCGCCGCCGTCATGGCGCCGGCGGCCTTCGGGATGCTGCCGTGGACCGATCTGCAGCTGCCTGCGGACCCCTCCGCCACCACCGCGCACTTCGACTCCGCGCTCAGCTCCCTCGTCTCGTCGCCGGCCAACTCGAGCGCCTGCGGCGACGACGTGGCCATCGGCGATCTCATCGGCCGGCTCGACAGCATCTGCAACGCTGCCAATGCAAACAACTCCTGCTACAGCACGCCGCTCAGCTCCCCTCCCGGCGGCGGGCCGGCAGCCTTGGCCTGCCGGGGCTACCTTGGCGCCGCCCTCGAGACCGGCAGGCTGTCCCGGGTCGCCAGCAGCAAGTCGCTCGTCGCCGCTCCCGTCGCGACGCCGCCGGCATTGGAGAACTCTGAGGTGGAGACTTGCCCCAAGATGGGCAGTAACACCGAAATGCCGGGCTCGCCGGCAAAGGGCGACGGCGCCGCGCGGAAGCGCATGGCCTCGGCAAAGGGCAAGGCCTCTTCTTCAGCCATG ACGGCGGCAACCAATGCGAGCCCGAAGCGGTGGAAGGTCGCGGACGGCGGTGACAAAGGCAACGGGGAgactgccgccgccgcagaagcagaggagaagaaggcggcGGCACCGGAGCCGACCAAGGACTACATCCATGTGAGGGCTCGGAGGGGGCAGGCCACCGATAGCCACAGCCTCGCCGAGAGG GTGAGGAGGGAGAAGATAAGCGAGAGGATGAAGCTGCTGCAGTACCTCGTGCCAGCCTGCAACAAG ATCACCGGGAAGGCTCTGATGCTGGACGAGATCATCAACTATGTCCAGTCGCTGCAGCGCCAGGTCGAG TTCCTATCGATGAAGCTGGCGACGATGAATCCTCATCTGTACCTGGATGCGCAATACCTGCCCTCCAACAACGATGTGCAATACACGCCCTCCGACCAGCCGGCGTTCTCCTACGCCGAcccgtccgccgccgccatccacCCGGCGCTGGAATCGTGCACCAGCGGCGAATGGTTCAGCTGGGAGTCGGCACAGGACCTCCAGAGCACCATGCACCACCACAGCATGGCCTCCGGCCACGGCCACGGTCACGACCAGCCGCCTTCGCCGCACCCTCACCACGGTTTCTACGGCAAGTga